A single genomic interval of Mycolicibacterium sp. MU0053 harbors:
- the rpmH gene encoding 50S ribosomal protein L34, producing the protein MAKGKRTFQPNNRRRARVHGFRLRMRTRAGRAIVTGRRRKGRRSLTA; encoded by the coding sequence GTGGCCAAGGGCAAGCGGACGTTCCAGCCGAACAATCGGCGTCGCGCACGGGTGCATGGATTCCGCCTGCGGATGCGGACGCGCGCGGGTCGCGCGATCGTGACCGGCCGGCGGCGCAAGGGACGTCGTTCGCTGACGGCCTGA